One window from the genome of Desulfobulbaceae bacterium encodes:
- a CDS encoding ATP-binding cassette domain-containing protein, with the protein QPLFESLTIDVNPGSVLVVTGENGTGKTTLARLLSGLLEPDRGQILADGVDLRQVSPSWWRSNVGILPQEPEFMPGSIRENIVAANPDIDMAALNKIITDAGLAPFIDKSSMGLDMPLTLSSRHLSMGDRKRIAVARTLAAGGRLLILDEPTEGLDARGGAVIYNLLYSLSKDGHTMIIFSQDPNIIKGALRILDLNSKPVPRIITSAVKKNEPDIYGKK; encoded by the coding sequence ATCAACCGCTTTTTGAGTCCCTCACCATTGATGTCAATCCTGGTTCCGTGCTGGTGGTGACGGGCGAAAACGGTACCGGTAAAACCACCCTGGCCCGTCTTTTATCCGGTCTTCTGGAGCCAGACCGGGGCCAGATACTTGCAGACGGAGTTGATCTAAGACAGGTATCGCCGTCCTGGTGGCGATCCAACGTTGGCATACTGCCCCAGGAGCCGGAGTTTATGCCCGGCAGCATCCGGGAGAACATTGTGGCTGCCAACCCTGATATTGACATGGCCGCTTTGAACAAAATTATAACCGATGCCGGTCTCGCCCCTTTTATAGATAAGAGTTCCATGGGTCTGGATATGCCCCTGACGCTTTCCAGCCGTCACCTGTCCATGGGAGACAGAAAGAGGATTGCCGTGGCAAGAACCCTTGCCGCAGGCGGAAGGCTTCTAATTCTGGATGAGCCCACCGAGGGTCTTGATGCCCGGGGGGGTGCGGTAATTTATAACCTTTTATACTCCCTTTCTAAGGATGGACATACCATGATCATTTTTTCCCAGGATCCCAATATTATCAAAGGTGCCCTTCGCATACTGGATCTTAATTCAAAGCCTGTCCCCAGGATCATTACATCTGCCGTCAAAAAAAATGAGCCTGACATCTATGGAAAAAAATAA